In one window of Armatimonadota bacterium DNA:
- a CDS encoding DUF2500 family protein — protein MFEDDNPYVRVLLILVAATALACIRIFAPSLMLLPFLVILAGLVLVALYVLAFDAWTLLAGVVSRRRAVPAQVVRKSTRMYGYDSPLSGRGIVQAILKRSVRPRGAAGLRHVCWLTFGTRDGEMEFAVPEPLYAALPIGCEGTLTFRGERFVKFEPHVAETESQGALSRRQKTMPR, from the coding sequence GCTGCTGATCCTCGTGGCAGCGACGGCACTCGCCTGTATTCGGATCTTCGCTCCCTCACTCATGCTGCTGCCGTTCCTGGTAATCCTGGCGGGACTTGTGCTCGTGGCGCTCTACGTACTCGCATTCGATGCATGGACGCTCCTGGCAGGTGTCGTGTCACGCCGCCGAGCTGTGCCGGCCCAAGTCGTCCGCAAGTCCACCCGCATGTACGGCTATGATTCGCCCCTGTCCGGCCGGGGCATCGTGCAGGCGATACTCAAGCGCTCCGTCCGTCCGCGGGGTGCCGCTGGCCTCCGGCACGTTTGCTGGCTGACGTTTGGCACGCGCGACGGCGAGATGGAATTCGCTGTTCCCGAGCCGCTCTATGCAGCACTGCCCATCGGCTGCGAAGGAACGCTCACCTTTAGGGGTGAGCGGTTCGTCAAGTTCGAGCCGCACGTGGCCGAGACGGAGAGCCAGGGCGCCCTCTCGCGTCGCCAGAAGACGATGCCGCGGTAG